The following coding sequences lie in one Myxococcus xanthus genomic window:
- a CDS encoding LysR substrate-binding domain-containing protein, whose protein sequence is MELRHLRYFSAVADTLHFGRAARRVHISQPTLSQQIRQLEEELGAPLFERARSGVRLTQAGELFRTYASRALEDVDAGRVAVGALRGLTTGALRVGYPPSMRGVVLPALSAVLRKHPGLVLSADEAVVRRVERRLADGRLDVGLGYAPARSPDLEAEPVFDSKLALVVAKGHPLAKLETVGAKPLAQEPFALLSRGLRVRARVDAWFAAIRIAPHVALESNAVATVLATVRAGLAVTVLPEPQLADAAGLVVKRLSPAPRAELAALLWRKGAPRTPAAELFAAEVRGARRPSRR, encoded by the coding sequence ATGGAACTGCGCCACCTCCGCTACTTCTCGGCCGTCGCGGACACCCTGCACTTCGGGCGGGCCGCCAGGCGCGTCCACATCTCGCAGCCCACGCTGTCGCAGCAGATTCGCCAGCTCGAGGAGGAGCTCGGCGCGCCCCTGTTCGAGCGCGCCCGGAGCGGCGTGCGCCTGACCCAGGCGGGCGAGCTGTTCCGTACCTACGCCTCGCGAGCGCTGGAGGACGTGGACGCGGGCAGAGTCGCCGTGGGCGCGCTGCGAGGCCTCACCACCGGCGCCCTGCGCGTGGGCTACCCGCCCAGCATGCGAGGTGTCGTGCTGCCCGCGCTCTCCGCCGTGCTGCGAAAGCACCCGGGATTGGTGCTGAGCGCGGACGAAGCCGTGGTGCGGCGGGTGGAGCGGCGGCTGGCGGATGGCCGTCTCGACGTGGGGTTGGGCTACGCCCCCGCGCGCTCACCGGACCTGGAGGCGGAGCCCGTCTTCGACAGCAAGCTGGCGCTGGTGGTCGCCAAGGGACATCCCCTGGCGAAGCTGGAGACCGTGGGCGCGAAGCCCCTGGCCCAGGAGCCCTTCGCGCTGCTCTCCCGAGGGTTGCGCGTGCGAGCCCGCGTGGATGCCTGGTTCGCCGCCATCCGGATTGCGCCACATGTCGCGTTGGAGTCGAACGCCGTGGCCACGGTGCTGGCCACCGTTCGCGCGGGGCTCGCGGTGACAGTGCTCCCGGAGCCTCAACTCGCGGATGCCGCGGGGCTGGTGGTGAAGCGGCTCTCCCCTGCCCCCCGGGCCGAACTCGCGGCGCTCCTGTGGCGAAAAGGCGCGCCGCGCACGCCCGCCGCGGAACTGTTCGCGGCCGAGGTGCGCGGCGCCAGACGCCCGAGCAGGCGATGA
- a CDS encoding acetolactate synthase large subunit, with protein sequence MKAADLFVKALEAEGVRSVFGLPGEENLDVIEAMRAAGMRLVLTRHEQAAGFMAATYGRLTGRAGVVLSTLGPGATNLVTAAAYAQLGAMPMVMVTGQKPIRAGKQGHFQIVDVVGMMRPLTKLTRTLVSAEHVPSAVREAFRRAEEERPGATHLELPEDVARESTDAVLLAPSAQRRPVADEASIALAVEAIASARRPLLMIGAGANRKLTSEMLRVFVDKTGIPFFSTQMGKGVVDEAHPLWLGTAALSEGDFVHRAIEASDCIINVGHDVIEKPPFFMRDSRRTVVHLNFSSAAVDPVYFPQLEVTGDIANAVWRIGEGLGPRAHWDFAPFEKFRAGLAAQLAHGGDDDRFPIYPARLVAELRRALPDDGIVCLDNGMYKLWFARYYRTRRPNTLLLDNALATMGAGLPSAIAAKLVHPRRKVVAVCGDGGFMMNSQELETAVRLGMDLTVVVVRDDGYGMIRWKQGEMGLPDFGMALGNPDFVRYAEAYGAHGHRPTSATEFGATLARCLSSSGVHVIDVPIDYSDNARALGAGAEELAAL encoded by the coding sequence ATGAAGGCGGCAGACCTGTTCGTCAAAGCGTTGGAAGCGGAGGGCGTGCGCAGCGTCTTCGGGCTTCCGGGAGAGGAGAACCTGGACGTCATCGAGGCCATGCGGGCCGCGGGCATGCGGCTGGTGCTCACCCGTCATGAGCAGGCCGCGGGCTTCATGGCGGCCACGTATGGGCGGCTCACCGGCCGCGCGGGCGTCGTCCTGTCGACGCTGGGGCCCGGGGCGACCAACCTCGTCACGGCCGCCGCCTACGCGCAGCTCGGCGCCATGCCCATGGTGATGGTCACCGGACAGAAGCCCATCCGGGCCGGCAAGCAGGGCCACTTCCAGATTGTCGACGTGGTGGGGATGATGCGCCCGCTGACGAAGCTGACGCGCACGCTCGTTTCGGCGGAGCATGTCCCTTCGGCCGTGCGTGAGGCGTTCCGCCGCGCCGAGGAGGAGCGTCCCGGCGCGACGCACCTGGAGCTGCCGGAGGACGTGGCCCGGGAGTCGACCGACGCCGTGCTGCTGGCGCCCAGTGCCCAGCGCCGGCCCGTGGCGGACGAGGCGTCCATCGCGCTGGCGGTCGAGGCGATCGCTTCCGCTCGCCGGCCCTTGCTCATGATTGGCGCGGGCGCCAACCGCAAGCTCACCTCGGAGATGCTCCGCGTCTTCGTGGACAAGACGGGCATTCCCTTCTTCAGCACGCAGATGGGCAAGGGCGTCGTGGACGAGGCGCATCCCCTGTGGCTGGGCACGGCGGCGCTGTCGGAAGGGGACTTCGTCCACCGCGCCATCGAGGCCTCGGACTGCATCATCAACGTGGGCCACGACGTCATCGAGAAGCCGCCGTTCTTCATGCGCGACAGCCGCCGCACGGTGGTGCACCTCAACTTCTCGTCGGCGGCGGTGGACCCCGTGTACTTCCCGCAGTTGGAGGTGACGGGCGACATCGCGAACGCGGTGTGGCGCATCGGTGAAGGACTGGGGCCTCGCGCGCACTGGGACTTCGCACCCTTCGAGAAGTTCCGCGCGGGACTCGCGGCGCAGCTCGCGCACGGTGGGGATGACGACCGCTTCCCCATCTACCCCGCGCGGCTCGTCGCCGAGCTGCGGCGCGCGCTACCGGACGACGGCATCGTGTGCCTGGACAACGGCATGTACAAGCTGTGGTTCGCTCGCTACTACCGCACGCGCCGGCCCAACACGCTGCTGCTCGACAACGCGCTGGCGACGATGGGCGCGGGGCTGCCTTCGGCCATCGCGGCGAAGCTGGTGCATCCCCGCCGCAAGGTGGTGGCCGTCTGCGGAGACGGCGGGTTCATGATGAACTCGCAGGAACTGGAGACGGCCGTTCGGCTGGGGATGGACCTGACAGTGGTCGTCGTACGCGACGACGGCTACGGGATGATTCGCTGGAAGCAGGGGGAGATGGGCCTGCCGGACTTCGGCATGGCGCTGGGGAACCCGGACTTCGTTCGCTACGCGGAGGCGTATGGGGCCCATGGCCACCGGCCGACCAGCGCGACGGAGTTCGGCGCCACGCTGGCTCGCTGCCTGTCGTCGAGCGGCGTCCACG
- a CDS encoding aldehyde dehydrogenase family protein, whose product MASVVPAYAEWSNLERRIRALIPEAFDPSGRVLNLIAGEWGHPGKGKPYLSPVDGTVLGRLPMIDANTARVAASAAAAEARTWAHQDLDARKERVTQCLSMLREQRELLALILAWEIGKPVPQARVSVDRCITGVEWYVSQIEPMVEGRRPLGLISNIASWNYPLSVLVHAVLVQVLAGNSAIAKTPTDGGLFSLTLCMALARRCGLPVSLISGSGGQLSDALVRNPEIACLSFVGGKANGRDIAASLYDRNKRYMLEMEGVNAYGIWHFSDWDRLAKQLKKGFEYGKQRCTAYPRFVVERSLMPRFLETYLPVVSALKVGHPLLAETPDGEPPALDFGPLINSQKVEELHGHMSEAEGRGAVPLFAGRLDADRFLPDQDVSAYLAPHALLHVPRNCKLYHGEPFGPVDTLVVVDSEEELIAEMNVSNGSLVASIACDEPDTCKRVSSELRAFKVGHNAPRSRGDREEVFGGIGGSWKGCFVGGKYLVQAVTEGEPGERLHGNFHEYTQLPDTR is encoded by the coding sequence ATGGCAAGTGTGGTGCCTGCTTACGCGGAGTGGTCCAATCTGGAGCGCCGAATCCGGGCGCTCATTCCCGAGGCGTTCGACCCGTCTGGCCGAGTGCTCAACCTCATCGCGGGGGAATGGGGGCATCCCGGAAAGGGGAAGCCCTACCTGTCCCCGGTGGACGGCACCGTCCTGGGCCGCCTGCCCATGATTGATGCGAACACCGCGCGCGTCGCCGCGAGCGCCGCCGCCGCGGAGGCACGGACCTGGGCCCACCAGGACCTCGATGCGCGCAAGGAGCGCGTCACCCAGTGCCTGTCCATGCTGCGTGAGCAGCGCGAACTGCTGGCCCTCATCCTGGCCTGGGAGATTGGCAAGCCGGTGCCACAGGCCCGCGTCAGCGTGGACCGCTGTATCACTGGCGTGGAGTGGTACGTCTCCCAAATCGAGCCCATGGTGGAGGGCCGCCGTCCGCTGGGGCTCATCTCCAACATCGCTTCATGGAACTACCCGCTGTCGGTGCTGGTCCACGCGGTGCTGGTCCAGGTGCTCGCGGGCAACAGCGCCATCGCCAAGACGCCCACGGATGGTGGGCTCTTCTCGCTGACGCTCTGCATGGCGCTCGCGCGCCGCTGCGGGCTGCCTGTGTCGCTCATCAGTGGCTCGGGCGGACAGCTCAGCGACGCGCTGGTGCGCAATCCGGAGATCGCCTGCCTGTCCTTCGTGGGCGGCAAGGCGAACGGGCGGGACATCGCCGCCAGCCTCTATGACCGCAACAAGCGCTACATGCTGGAGATGGAAGGGGTGAACGCCTACGGCATCTGGCACTTCAGCGACTGGGACCGGCTGGCGAAGCAGCTCAAGAAGGGCTTCGAGTACGGCAAGCAGCGCTGCACCGCGTACCCGCGCTTCGTCGTGGAGCGGAGCCTGATGCCGCGCTTCCTGGAGACGTACCTGCCCGTCGTCTCCGCCCTGAAGGTGGGGCACCCGCTGCTGGCGGAGACTCCGGATGGCGAGCCACCCGCGCTCGACTTCGGCCCGCTCATCAACAGTCAGAAGGTCGAGGAGCTTCACGGCCATATGAGTGAGGCGGAGGGCCGCGGCGCCGTGCCCCTCTTCGCCGGGCGGCTGGACGCGGATCGCTTCCTGCCGGACCAGGACGTCTCCGCGTACCTGGCCCCGCACGCGCTGCTCCACGTGCCGCGCAACTGCAAGCTCTACCACGGCGAGCCCTTCGGCCCCGTGGACACGCTGGTCGTCGTGGACAGCGAGGAGGAGCTCATCGCGGAGATGAACGTGTCCAACGGCTCTCTGGTGGCCTCCATCGCCTGCGACGAGCCCGACACGTGCAAGCGCGTCTCCAGCGAGCTGCGCGCCTTCAAGGTGGGCCACAACGCCCCGCGCTCGCGTGGAGACCGGGAAGAGGTCTTCGGCGGCATCGGGGGTTCGTGGAAGGGGTGCTTCGTGGGCGGCAAGTACCTGGTCCAGGCCGTCACCGAGGGCGAACCCGGCGAGCGGCTGCACGGCAACTTCCACGAGTACACGCAGCTCCCCGACACGCGTTGA